From the Blattabacterium cuenoti genome, one window contains:
- a CDS encoding inorganic phosphate transporter, whose protein sequence is MELFYPIVIVILFLLSIFDLIVGLINDAVNFLNSAIGSKVASRKIIMIFSSLGILLGAFLSSGMMEVARKGVFDPSYFYFSDILFIFLSVMISDIILLDVFNTFGLPTSTTVSMVFCLFGGAFSIAMIKIILNHEPFHYLNQYVKAEKILSISIGIFLSIIISFISGSFIHYFIRLFFSFNYENRLRSTGLVWAAISLSCMTYFLIVRGMHSTFNGDGFFNKNLSVVFFLMKNFVNWINDNFFTFFLILFSTWIIVAKIFLYLEYNILKFVVLYGTFSLAMAFSGNDLVNFVGIPIASMQSYNIWKENGFPPSERFNMHNLSKNVHVPYSVLICSSIIMILTLWFSKKTKNITITELTLSNQNKEYTEKFLSNSFSRGIVRFFLYFGKKFFKLFPKRFLVKIEKNFQNKNITKKENIYFDLVRASANLTISSILISIATVKKLPLSTTFVTFMVSMGTSLSDRAWDRESAVDRVSGVLKVIRGWIFTGLIAFTMAGLVATFLYFFKYLGLFCMICFIAFIFYKSYKNYCKGPYKHNKKEKLLLDIVNLTLENAINEIFCIIYPTLEYIESIYDNSIKGITMENLKVLKKNRNTFLKVKKNFIKLNISLIKIVKITQYKDRKHPIAGIFCLHIYNKTKKIIQSSDVITNNTLFHVINSHNPLKFKQKEDLMALKYLMLKHFNIIKKIIVEKNCENEKMHFTSILKNKIINKIEEQINQQVIGIINDKYGIKNTFLILDILLESKNIAKNVEDIMILYCKIIPHIIKNK, encoded by the coding sequence ATGGAACTTTTTTATCCTATAGTCATAGTAATTCTTTTTTTACTGTCTATATTTGATCTTATTGTTGGATTGATTAATGACGCAGTAAATTTTTTAAATTCAGCTATTGGATCTAAAGTAGCTTCTAGAAAAATAATAATGATTTTTTCTAGTTTAGGAATATTATTAGGTGCATTTCTTTCTAGTGGGATGATGGAAGTCGCAAGAAAAGGAGTATTTGACCCTTCTTATTTTTATTTTTCAGATATACTTTTTATTTTCTTATCGGTAATGATATCAGATATTATTTTGTTAGACGTTTTTAATACTTTTGGGCTTCCAACTTCAACTACTGTTTCTATGGTTTTTTGTTTATTTGGAGGAGCATTTAGTATTGCAATGATAAAAATTATATTAAATCATGAACCTTTTCATTATTTAAACCAATACGTTAAAGCAGAAAAAATATTAAGCATTAGCATAGGAATTTTTTTATCTATTATTATTTCTTTTATATCAGGATCTTTTATCCACTATTTCATACGATTGTTTTTTAGTTTCAATTATGAAAATAGATTAAGATCTACTGGTTTAGTATGGGCAGCAATTTCATTAAGTTGTATGACTTATTTTCTCATAGTAAGAGGGATGCATAGTACCTTTAATGGAGACGGATTTTTTAATAAAAATTTATCAGTAGTTTTTTTTCTAATGAAAAATTTTGTTAATTGGATCAATGATAATTTTTTTACTTTTTTTTTAATATTATTTTCTACATGGATAATTGTAGCAAAAATATTTTTGTATTTAGAATATAATATATTAAAATTTGTAGTCCTATATGGGACTTTTTCTCTTGCTATGGCTTTTTCAGGAAATGATTTAGTAAATTTTGTAGGTATTCCTATAGCTAGCATGCAATCATATAACATTTGGAAGGAAAACGGATTTCCTCCTTCAGAAAGATTTAATATGCATAATTTATCTAAAAACGTCCATGTACCATATTCAGTACTTATATGCTCTAGTATTATTATGATATTAACTCTATGGTTTTCTAAAAAAACCAAAAATATTACTATTACGGAACTTACTTTAAGCAACCAAAATAAAGAATATACGGAAAAATTTTTATCTAATTCTTTTTCCAGAGGAATTGTTAGATTTTTTTTATACTTTGGAAAAAAATTTTTCAAATTATTTCCAAAAAGGTTTTTAGTTAAAATTGAAAAAAATTTTCAGAACAAAAACATTACTAAAAAAGAAAATATTTATTTTGATTTAGTTAGAGCTTCTGCTAATCTTACTATATCAAGTATATTAATATCCATAGCTACAGTTAAAAAACTTCCTTTATCTACTACATTTGTAACTTTTATGGTATCTATGGGGACTTCATTATCAGATAGAGCTTGGGATAGAGAAAGTGCAGTGGATAGAGTCTCCGGGGTATTAAAAGTTATAAGAGGATGGATTTTTACGGGATTAATAGCTTTTACAATGGCAGGATTAGTAGCAACTTTTCTATATTTTTTTAAATACTTGGGCCTTTTTTGTATGATTTGTTTCATTGCTTTTATTTTTTACAAAAGTTATAAAAACTATTGTAAAGGGCCATATAAACATAATAAAAAAGAAAAATTATTATTAGATATTGTCAATTTAACTTTAGAAAATGCTATAAATGAAATTTTTTGCATTATTTATCCCACACTTGAATATATAGAAAGTATTTATGATAATTCTATAAAAGGAATTACAATGGAAAATTTAAAAGTTCTTAAAAAAAACAGAAATACTTTTTTAAAAGTAAAAAAAAATTTTATTAAATTAAACATTTCTTTAATTAAAATAGTCAAAATTACCCAATATAAAGACAGAAAACATCCTATTGCAGGTATTTTTTGTTTACATATATATAATAAAACAAAAAAAATTATTCAATCTTCAGATGTTATTACTAATAATACGTTATTTCATGTTATAAATAGCCATAACCCTTTAAAATTTAAACAAAAAGAAGATCTTATGGCTCTTAAATATCTTATGCTTAAACATTTTAACATAATAAAAAAAATAATAGTAGAGAAAAATTGTGAAAATGAAAAAATGCATTTTACTAGTATATTAAAAAATAAAATTATAAATAAAATAGAGGAACAAATTAATCAACAAGTAATTGGAATAATAAATGATAAATATGGGATAAAAAATACATTTTTAATATTAGATATTCTTTTAGAGTCAAAAAACATTGCAAAGAATGTAGAAGACATAATGATATTGTATTGTAAAATTATTCCTCATATTATTAAAAATAAATAA
- the ruvA gene encoding Holliday junction branch migration protein RuvA translates to MITHLIGKLVEKTSSYLIIDCNGIGYYVCISSNTYSFFLKKKVGENVQVYTYFFIRENRYILYGFFEKKERKIFSKLITVNGIGPNLAIILLSSLTPIEIETSIYHGNIEKFNNVKGIGIKIAKRIIIELKDKISKEIVNKNKIKEEILDIYYKKKEALKALNVLGFSVKDSEKILNNILSKHPYFSVERVIKEFLKTF, encoded by the coding sequence GTGATTACACATTTAATAGGAAAATTAGTTGAAAAAACATCGTCTTATTTAATAATAGACTGTAACGGAATAGGATATTATGTTTGCATATCTTCAAATACATATTCTTTTTTTTTGAAAAAAAAAGTAGGGGAAAATGTACAAGTATATACTTATTTTTTCATCAGGGAAAATAGATATATTTTGTATGGATTTTTCGAAAAAAAAGAAAGAAAAATTTTTTCTAAATTAATAACTGTAAATGGAATAGGTCCTAATTTAGCCATTATTTTATTATCTTCTCTTACTCCAATTGAAATAGAAACGTCTATATACCATGGAAATATAGAAAAATTCAATAACGTAAAAGGAATTGGAATAAAAATAGCAAAAAGAATTATAATTGAACTTAAAGATAAAATTTCAAAAGAAATTGTTAATAAAAATAAAATAAAGGAAGAGATATTAGACATATATTATAAAAAAAAAGAAGCTTTAAAAGCTTTAAACGTTCTTGGATTTTCCGTTAAAGATTCAGAAAAAATTTTGAATAATATTTTATCAAAACATCCATATTTTTCTGTAGAACGTGTTATTAAGGAATTTTTAAAAACATTTTGA
- a CDS encoding 4'-phosphopantetheinyl transferase family protein, with protein MRLKSMICIKFHTKIIVLKWKQYSEQFFLKKIHLSKEDKLFFCSLTKKKKREFIGVRYALKCIGIKNRILYNKKNKPFFEGNKKYVSFSHSYEKIAVAVSIYKIGIDIEKLRKDKKIIKIKKKFVRKDEFMFIHPNYEEDYLHIIWGVKESLFKLLGGTYYNFLINYKVSPFCLNKDYCIPCWIINKSYCRKFYAFYRKIEEHYLVYIIDYSI; from the coding sequence ATGAGATTAAAGAGTATGATTTGTATAAAATTTCATACAAAGATTATAGTTTTAAAATGGAAACAATACTCTGAACAATTTTTTTTAAAAAAAATTCACTTATCTAAAGAAGATAAGTTATTTTTTTGTTCTCTAACAAAAAAAAAAAAGAGAGAATTTATAGGAGTTCGTTATGCCTTAAAATGTATAGGAATAAAAAATAGAATATTATACAATAAAAAAAATAAACCTTTTTTTGAGGGAAATAAAAAATATGTTTCATTCAGTCATTCTTATGAAAAAATAGCTGTAGCTGTGAGTATTTATAAAATAGGTATAGATATAGAGAAGTTGAGAAAGGATAAAAAAATAATTAAAATAAAAAAAAAGTTCGTTAGGAAAGATGAGTTTATGTTTATTCATCCAAATTACGAAGAAGATTATCTTCACATAATATGGGGTGTAAAAGAAAGTTTATTTAAATTATTAGGCGGAACTTATTATAATTTTTTAATTAATTATAAAGTTTCTCCTTTTTGTTTAAATAAAGATTATTGTATACCATGTTGGATCATAAATAAATCATATTGTAGAAAATTTTATGCATTTTATAGGA
- a CDS encoding CvpA family protein, which produces MTYLDIIIIIVVIYGGYNGYQKGLIYQFFISMIFFLILYKGTFVFEFVKNILQYFKFYNKNKYLFTVYSLIISFFSIIIFTYIAKKILEFFMMITCVKPIDKFFGGILGIMKYFLYISISIFFMKEINYQLNLISHNLFKNSFEKIFHFFLCKKEFLLYKIREFYFCSFKIIK; this is translated from the coding sequence ATGACTTATTTAGACATAATTATAATAATTGTAGTTATATATGGTGGATATAATGGTTATCAAAAAGGATTAATATATCAATTTTTTATATCTATGATATTTTTCCTTATTCTTTATAAGGGAACATTTGTATTTGAATTTGTAAAAAATATATTACAATATTTTAAATTTTATAATAAAAATAAGTATTTATTTACAGTATATTCTCTAATAATTTCATTTTTTTCTATAATTATTTTTACTTATATAGCAAAAAAAATACTTGAATTTTTTATGATGATAACATGTGTAAAACCAATTGATAAATTTTTTGGTGGGATACTAGGTATAATGAAATATTTTTTATACATTTCAATATCTATTTTTTTCATGAAAGAAATTAACTACCAATTAAATTTAATTTCTCATAATTTGTTTAAAAATTCATTTGAAAAAATATTTCATTTCTTTCTATGTAAAAAAGAATTTTTATTATATAAAATAAGAGAATTTTATTTTTGCAGTTTTAAAATTATAAAATAA
- the murB gene encoding UDP-N-acetylmuramate dehydrogenase — protein sequence MLIKQNFSIKRLNTFGLNVFSRYYTEITNIEEIKNIFTRFNYIKKIFIGNGSNILFLKDYYPGLVIRVKIKGKKIIYEDDYKAIVKAFSGENWSNFVKWTIKKGFNGLENLSFIPGTVGASPIQNIGAYGSEIKDCLLKVQVYEISNGKIKDFTQKECKLQYRDSIFKNNMYKNKFFILSVFFILRKKKCNTLNTYYIEIQKELENMNIEKPTSYDISKAIFNIRKKKLPNPMEIGNAGSFFINPIVEKVFFNRLKFKYPTIMGNCISNNKIKIFASSLIETAGWKGKRIGNVGVYKKLPIILVNYGGASGMEIYLFSKSIIKNIKKRFGIFLFREVNVIR from the coding sequence ATGTTAATTAAACAAAATTTTTCTATAAAAAGATTAAATACATTTGGATTAAATGTTTTTTCTCGTTATTACACAGAAATAACTAATATAGAGGAAATAAAAAATATATTTACTAGGTTTAACTATATTAAAAAAATCTTTATAGGAAATGGAAGTAATATTCTTTTTTTAAAAGATTATTATCCAGGATTAGTTATTAGGGTTAAAATAAAAGGGAAAAAAATAATATATGAAGATGATTATAAAGCAATTGTTAAAGCTTTTTCTGGAGAAAATTGGAGTAATTTCGTAAAATGGACGATAAAAAAAGGTTTTAATGGATTAGAAAACTTATCCTTTATTCCAGGAACAGTAGGAGCATCTCCAATACAAAACATTGGAGCATATGGATCGGAAATAAAAGATTGTTTATTAAAGGTACAAGTTTATGAAATAAGTAATGGAAAAATCAAGGATTTTACACAAAAAGAGTGCAAATTACAATATAGAGATTCCATTTTTAAGAATAACATGTATAAAAATAAATTTTTCATTTTATCTGTTTTTTTTATTCTAAGAAAAAAAAAATGTAATACATTAAATACATATTATATAGAAATTCAAAAAGAATTAGAAAATATGAATATTGAAAAACCTACTAGTTATGATATAAGTAAGGCAATTTTTAATATTAGAAAAAAAAAATTACCAAATCCAATGGAAATTGGAAATGCAGGCAGTTTTTTTATAAATCCCATAGTAGAAAAAGTTTTTTTTAATAGATTAAAATTTAAGTATCCTACTATTATGGGTAATTGTATATCTAACAACAAAATAAAAATATTTGCTAGTTCTTTAATTGAAACTGCAGGATGGAAAGGAAAAAGGATAGGAAATGTGGGAGTATATAAAAAATTGCCTATAATATTAGTTAACTATGGAGGAGCTAGTGGAATGGAAATCTATCTTTTTTCAAAAAGTATCATTAAAAATATAAAAAAAAGATTTGGAATTTTTTTGTTTAGAGAAGTAAATGTTATACGATAA
- the pheS gene encoding phenylalanine--tRNA ligase subunit alpha has protein sequence MDDNRIALIKEEIKHYNIHTFNDLEKFRIKFLGRKQGLINILLKNIKNIPIENKKIYGKIINGLKKKVQEKIKNFCSNNYLNVSKMVDIDPTIPGKFSEIGSMHPLSIIKYKIIDMFMNIGYSYVDGLEIEDDWHNFTALNIPVSHPSRDIQDTFFLCKDKSILLRTHTSSVQIRYMKNHIPPFRVLSIGKVYRNETISSRSNFMFHQAEGFYIDKKVSFSDLKQTVHYLIHSLFGKVKIRFRPSYFPFTVPSAEIDILYNNDWLEIMGCGMIDPIVLKNVDINSEIYTGFAFGVGIERLALMIYNLKDIRIYFENDIRFLKQFTSEF, from the coding sequence ATGGATGATAATAGAATAGCTTTAATAAAAGAAGAAATAAAACATTATAATATACATACATTTAATGATTTAGAAAAATTTAGGATTAAATTTTTAGGAAGGAAACAAGGACTCATAAATATTTTATTAAAAAATATTAAAAATATTCCTATTGAAAACAAAAAAATATATGGAAAAATAATTAATGGATTAAAAAAAAAAGTACAAGAAAAAATTAAAAATTTTTGTTCAAATAACTATTTGAATGTTTCAAAAATGGTAGATATTGATCCTACTATTCCTGGAAAATTTTCAGAAATAGGATCAATGCATCCATTGTCCATTATAAAATATAAAATAATAGATATGTTTATGAACATTGGATATTCTTATGTAGATGGATTAGAAATAGAAGATGACTGGCATAATTTTACTGCATTGAATATCCCTGTATCTCATCCATCTAGGGACATACAGGATACATTTTTTTTGTGTAAAGATAAAAGTATTTTGTTACGGACTCATACTTCATCTGTACAAATAAGATATATGAAAAACCACATACCTCCATTTAGAGTTTTATCTATTGGAAAAGTATATAGAAATGAAACAATTTCCTCACGTTCAAATTTTATGTTTCATCAAGCAGAAGGCTTTTATATAGATAAAAAAGTTTCTTTTTCTGATTTAAAACAAACTGTACATTATCTAATACATTCTCTTTTTGGAAAAGTTAAAATAAGATTTCGTCCATCTTATTTTCCATTTACAGTACCTAGTGCGGAAATAGACATATTGTATAACAATGATTGGTTAGAAATTATGGGTTGTGGGATGATAGATCCTATTGTTTTAAAAAATGTGGATATTAATTCTGAAATATATACCGGATTTGCTTTTGGAGTAGGAATAGAACGTTTAGCTTTAATGATTTATAATCTAAAGGATATTAGAATTTATTTTGAAAATGATATTCGTTTTTTGAAACAATTTACCAGTGAATTTTAG
- a CDS encoding phosphorylase family protein, with protein sequence MSMIIEKSKKYIQSKIKELPVLGIILLGVKLDKLIQEMENTICIYYEEIPLFPNLYGKFLFGKIEGKNIVFLIENFFEKNAINYFPMILCKNIGLEKFILINESIGVNPNYKIGDIMFIKDHINFFPEEKNIKNFLGNRLIDITDPYDKNMLDLAEEIAMNQNIIIQKGIYVAFPYSNYKTYSECAMIRSVGGDCVGMEDIITYVMIANRYMNIRVFSVSIINMMGIYDDHIEKENTKVYLFKEFENSISLLTIIIKEFIKCG encoded by the coding sequence ATGTCAATGATTATAGAAAAATCTAAAAAATATATACAAAGTAAAATTAAAGAACTACCGGTTTTAGGAATAATATTATTAGGAGTAAAATTGGATAAATTAATACAAGAAATGGAAAATACTATATGTATTTATTATGAAGAAATTCCACTTTTTCCCAATCTATATGGAAAATTTTTGTTCGGAAAGATAGAAGGAAAAAATATTGTTTTTTTGATAGAAAATTTTTTTGAAAAAAATGCAATAAATTATTTTCCTATGATTTTATGTAAAAATATAGGATTAGAAAAATTTATATTAATTAATGAATCTATTGGAGTTAATCCCAATTATAAAATTGGGGATATAATGTTCATTAAAGATCATATTAATTTTTTTCCAGAAGAAAAAAATATTAAAAATTTTTTGGGGAATAGATTGATTGACATAACAGACCCATATGATAAAAATATGCTTGATCTTGCAGAAGAAATTGCTATGAATCAAAATATTATCATTCAAAAAGGAATATATGTAGCTTTTCCATATTCCAATTATAAAACTTACTCTGAATGCGCTATGATTAGATCTGTTGGAGGTGATTGCGTAGGTATGGAAGATATAATTACATATGTTATGATAGCTAATAGATATATGAATATAAGGGTATTTTCTGTATCTATTATAAACATGATGGGAATATATGATGATCATATAGAAAAAGAAAATACAAAGGTTTATTTATTTAAAGAATTTGAAAATTCCATATCTCTTTTAACAATAATCATAAAGGAATTTATTAAATGTGGCTAA
- the der gene encoding ribosome biogenesis GTPase Der → MSYIVSIVGRSNVGKSTFFNRLVGRRKAIVHETVGITRDRIYGYSEWNGVKFYVIDTGGYSININNIIEKGINEQVVLAIKESYVVLFLVDIKTGVLNADIEIANLLRKLAKIILLVINKADNGVYNTDFLRLGFFNHYHISAINGMGTGELLDDLIKIFLKKQFTKEKNIITSVIPIPRFSVLGRPNVGKSTLINSFLGRNQHIVTNISGTTRDSLDVTYNKFGEKCILVDTPGIRKKSKIKEDLEFYSSVRTIKAIEYTDVCFLMIDAVVGWEKQDMNLFRLVEKYKKCIIIIINKWDLFHKKNIVMKQKNLEFFIRKKIHPFYNVPIFFISAKNTHGIQPLLPMAFNIMQLSKNRLKTNTFNKIMLPIFEKTPPTTVKKNNNNKFIKIKYCTQLPTFPPKFLFFSNFPKYINKSYKRFIENKIRLHFGFIGVPIQIFFRKK, encoded by the coding sequence ATGAGTTATATAGTATCTATAGTAGGACGATCAAATGTTGGGAAATCTACATTTTTTAATAGATTAGTAGGAAGAAGAAAAGCTATTGTTCATGAAACAGTAGGTATTACAAGAGATAGAATTTATGGATATTCAGAATGGAATGGAGTAAAATTTTATGTAATAGATACTGGAGGATACTCCATTAATATAAACAATATTATTGAAAAAGGAATAAACGAGCAAGTAGTATTGGCAATTAAAGAATCTTATGTTGTTTTATTTTTAGTAGATATAAAAACTGGTGTACTAAATGCAGACATAGAAATAGCAAATTTATTAAGAAAATTAGCAAAAATAATTTTACTAGTTATAAATAAAGCAGATAATGGTGTTTATAATACAGATTTTTTACGTTTAGGATTTTTTAATCATTATCATATATCAGCAATAAATGGAATGGGAACTGGAGAACTATTAGACGATTTAATAAAAATATTTCTCAAGAAACAATTTACAAAAGAAAAAAATATAATTACATCTGTTATTCCTATTCCTAGATTTTCTGTATTAGGGCGTCCAAATGTTGGAAAATCTACTCTTATTAATTCTTTCTTAGGTAGAAATCAACATATAGTAACAAATATTTCTGGTACTACAAGAGATAGTTTAGATGTAACTTATAATAAGTTTGGAGAAAAATGCATTTTAGTTGACACTCCTGGAATAAGAAAAAAATCAAAAATAAAAGAAGATTTAGAATTTTATTCCTCTGTAAGAACCATTAAAGCAATAGAATATACCGATGTTTGTTTTTTGATGATAGATGCAGTAGTTGGATGGGAAAAACAAGATATGAATCTTTTCAGATTAGTTGAGAAATATAAAAAATGTATTATAATTATTATTAATAAATGGGATTTATTTCATAAAAAAAATATTGTTATGAAACAAAAGAATTTAGAATTTTTCATTAGAAAAAAAATTCATCCATTTTATAATGTACCTATTTTTTTTATATCTGCTAAGAATACACATGGAATACAGCCACTACTTCCAATGGCATTTAATATAATGCAATTAAGTAAAAATAGATTAAAAACAAATACTTTTAATAAAATAATGTTACCAATTTTTGAAAAAACTCCACCTACTACTGTAAAAAAAAATAATAATAATAAATTTATAAAAATAAAATATTGTACACAACTACCTACTTTCCCTCCTAAATTCCTTTTTTTCTCTAATTTTCCTAAATACATAAATAAATCTTATAAAAGATTTATTGAAAATAAAATACGTTTACATTTTGGTTTTATAGGAGTTCCTATACAGATTTTTTTTAGAAAAAAATAA
- the rlmB gene encoding 23S rRNA (guanosine(2251)-2'-O)-methyltransferase RlmB translates to MKRKEVDIVYGIRPLIEAIQSKKNIKKLFLQKGLNKKSNAYKKLITISEKKNIKIIQKYNFSKLKNKNHQGVFARISPIKTYSIKDLLPKFYKKNPILIILDRITDVRNFGSIIRTANCAGVNAIIVPKKSTAIINSDTIKTSSGALFKIPICKEKNISNTIKFLIQSGLKIVSATEKSNIYWYEIDFSGPIALILGNEEKGISPVNLKVSCEKVRIPSKKGFSSLNVSVACGIILYEVFRQRNKLI, encoded by the coding sequence ATGAAAAGAAAAGAAGTAGATATTGTTTATGGAATACGTCCATTGATAGAGGCAATACAATCTAAAAAAAACATTAAAAAACTTTTTTTACAAAAAGGACTTAATAAAAAGTCTAATGCATATAAAAAGTTAATAACCATTTCAGAAAAAAAAAATATTAAAATTATTCAAAAATATAACTTTTCAAAATTAAAAAATAAAAATCATCAGGGAGTTTTTGCAAGAATATCTCCAATAAAAACTTATTCTATCAAAGATTTACTTCCTAAATTTTATAAAAAAAATCCCATTTTAATAATTCTAGATCGTATTACAGATGTAAGAAATTTTGGATCTATTATACGAACAGCTAACTGTGCAGGAGTAAATGCAATAATTGTCCCAAAGAAATCTACGGCTATAATTAATTCTGATACTATAAAAACTTCTTCAGGAGCTTTATTTAAAATTCCAATATGTAAAGAAAAAAATATTAGTAATACTATAAAATTTTTAATACAATCTGGATTAAAAATAGTTTCTGCAACAGAAAAATCCAATATATATTGGTATGAAATAGACTTTTCTGGGCCAATTGCTTTGATATTAGGAAATGAAGAAAAAGGGATTTCTCCTGTAAACCTAAAAGTTTCCTGTGAAAAAGTAAGAATTCCATCAAAAAAAGGATTTTCTTCTCTTAATGTTTCTGTTGCGTGTGGTATTATTCTATACGAAGTTTTTAGACAAAGAAATAAACTAATTTAA
- a CDS encoding Mrp/NBP35 family ATP-binding protein, which yields MNIKKKIEIALKNVIVNDNKDIIESGFVKKLEILENKDIIIYLILPNPTMHLKNRIKKDIINSINNQIHLEKKISIKIEIQSCLKKTYSIKNIIAVASGKGGVGKSTIASNIAISLKKMGFNVGLLDADIHGPSIPLMFNIDIKNISILQQNNGLMMPITVHGIKIFSIGFFLKYGQAIVWRGPMVSKVLMQFFNETYWGELDFLIIDLPPGTGDIHLSLLQEISLKGIVIVSTSQKIAISDVTRTVEMFRMKSIYVPILGIIENMSYFFSKEKKYYFFGKCGVKNFSKKMNITFLGEIPMLQKIQEYTDLGIPAVLEDEKISNIFTDITNNIINQL from the coding sequence ATGAATATTAAAAAAAAAATCGAAATAGCATTAAAAAATGTAATTGTTAATGATAATAAAGATATTATAGAATCTGGATTTGTAAAAAAATTAGAGATATTGGAAAATAAAGATATTATTATTTACTTGATTTTACCGAATCCTACTATGCATCTAAAAAATAGAATAAAAAAAGATATTATTAATTCTATTAATAATCAAATACACTTGGAAAAAAAAATATCTATCAAAATAGAAATACAATCCTGTTTGAAAAAAACGTATTCAATAAAAAATATAATAGCTGTAGCTTCTGGAAAGGGAGGGGTAGGAAAATCAACAATAGCATCTAATATAGCAATATCATTAAAAAAAATGGGATTTAATGTTGGATTATTAGATGCTGATATTCATGGGCCATCTATTCCATTGATGTTTAATATTGATATTAAAAATATTTCTATATTACAACAAAACAATGGCTTAATGATGCCTATTACTGTTCATGGAATTAAAATTTTTTCTATAGGGTTCTTTTTAAAATATGGACAAGCTATTGTATGGAGAGGTCCTATGGTATCTAAAGTCCTTATGCAATTTTTTAATGAAACATATTGGGGAGAATTAGATTTTTTAATTATTGACTTACCTCCAGGAACAGGAGATATACATTTATCTTTATTGCAAGAAATTTCGTTAAAAGGGATTGTTATAGTTAGTACATCTCAGAAAATTGCCATATCAGACGTTACTAGAACGGTAGAAATGTTTCGCATGAAATCTATTTATGTTCCAATACTTGGAATTATAGAAAACATGTCATATTTTTTTTCAAAAGAAAAGAAATATTACTTTTTTGGAAAATGCGGAGTAAAAAATTTTTCTAAAAAAATGAATATTACATTTTTAGGAGAAATCCCAATGTTACAAAAAATACAAGAATATACGGATTTGGGAATTCCTGCTGTTTTAGAAGATGAAAAAATTAGTAATATTTTTACAGATATTACTAATAATATTATAAATCAATTATAA
- a CDS encoding YtxH domain-containing protein produces the protein MIKFIHYKYKIVFFMKKGGSFFCGIILGTMAGLIMGIMLSKKKDDKMKNIIGEKTEELRNNLQDISNKIGEQVNKIKSNIEERWKKSKIKNDLNNIDQVEQVEDELGT, from the coding sequence ATGATTAAATTTATTCATTATAAATATAAAATTGTTTTTTTTATGAAAAAAGGAGGAAGTTTTTTTTGTGGGATCATTTTAGGAACTATGGCAGGTTTAATAATGGGAATTATGCTATCTAAAAAAAAAGATGATAAAATGAAAAATATAATAGGGGAAAAAACTGAAGAACTAAGAAATAATTTACAAGATATTAGTAATAAAATAGGAGAACAAGTAAATAAAATAAAATCAAATATTGAAGAAAGATGGAAAAAAAGTAAAATTAAAAATGATCTAAATAACATAGATCAAGTAGAACAAGTAGAAGATGAATTAGGAACTTAA